From Pseudomonas sp. StFLB209, a single genomic window includes:
- the dctA gene encoding C4-dicarboxylate transporter DctA has translation MEKSGSRWYSQLYVQVLIGIVIGGLLGYFEPGFGAKLQPLADGFIKLIKMLLAPIIFGTVVVGMAKMGSIKEVGRIGVKALIYFEILSTIALVIGLVVVNILKPGEGMNIDSSKLDGSTISKYTQVAHEQGGTVDFFLGIIPNTFVDAFAKGSMLQVILLSVLMGVALVQMGPVARPLINIIDLLLQGLFKIVAMVMRLAPIGAGAGMAFTIGKYGIGTLLSLGQLLIALYVTTLLFILIILGAVARWSGLPLMQFLRYFKDEILIVLGTCSTESVLPRMMAKLEKLGCQKSVVGMVLPTGFTFNADGTCIYLTMAAIFVAQATNTPLTVMDQCVLLGVLLLTSKGSAGVAGAGFVTLAATLTTIHTIPLVGLVLLLGIDRFLNEARAVTNLIGNGIGTIAIAKWDNAFDLATAQREIAALDNSKVSTVEAQGAPKTEKS, from the coding sequence ATGGAAAAGTCCGGTTCCCGCTGGTACAGCCAGCTCTATGTGCAGGTGCTGATCGGCATCGTCATCGGTGGTCTGCTGGGTTACTTCGAACCTGGCTTCGGCGCCAAACTGCAACCGCTGGCCGATGGTTTCATCAAGCTGATCAAGATGCTGCTGGCGCCGATCATCTTCGGCACGGTGGTGGTCGGTATGGCCAAGATGGGCAGCATCAAGGAGGTCGGGCGCATTGGTGTGAAAGCGCTGATCTACTTTGAAATCCTTTCCACCATTGCCCTGGTCATCGGCCTGGTGGTGGTCAATATCCTCAAGCCCGGCGAGGGCATGAACATTGACTCCAGCAAGCTCGATGGCAGCACCATCAGCAAGTACACCCAGGTCGCGCATGAGCAGGGCGGTACGGTGGACTTCTTCCTTGGCATCATTCCCAACACCTTTGTCGATGCTTTCGCCAAAGGCTCGATGCTGCAGGTGATCCTGTTGTCGGTGCTGATGGGCGTGGCGCTGGTGCAGATGGGACCGGTCGCCAGACCGTTGATCAACATCATTGATCTGTTGCTACAAGGGTTGTTCAAGATCGTGGCGATGGTCATGCGCCTGGCGCCTATCGGTGCCGGTGCAGGCATGGCATTCACCATCGGCAAGTACGGTATCGGCACCTTGCTGTCGTTGGGGCAACTGCTGATCGCGCTGTATGTCACCACCTTGCTGTTCATCCTGATCATTCTCGGCGCGGTGGCGCGCTGGTCTGGCCTGCCGTTGATGCAGTTCCTGCGCTACTTCAAGGATGAAATCCTGATCGTGCTCGGCACCTGTTCCACCGAGTCGGTGCTGCCGCGGATGATGGCCAAGCTGGAAAAACTCGGTTGCCAGAAATCGGTGGTCGGCATGGTGTTGCCAACCGGCTTTACCTTCAACGCCGATGGCACCTGCATCTACCTGACCATGGCTGCGATTTTCGTAGCCCAGGCCACCAACACACCGCTGACGGTCATGGACCAGTGCGTGCTGCTGGGGGTGCTGTTGCTGACCTCCAAAGGCTCGGCGGGTGTCGCCGGTGCGGGTTTTGTGACCCTGGCCGCAACCCTGACCACCATTCACACCATTCCGTTGGTGGGGCTGGTGCTGTTGTTGGGTATCGACCGCTTCCTCAATGAGGCGCGGGCCGTGACCAATCTGATTGGCAACGGCATCGGCACCATTGCGATTGCCAAGTGGGACAACGCCTTTGACCTGGCTACGGCACAGCGCGAGATCGCGGCGCTGGATAACAGCAAGGTGTCGACGGTTGAAGCGCAGGGTGCGCCCAAGACTGAAAAGAGCTGA
- a CDS encoding MFS transporter, with the protein MVTDEKHSEKLPLGALLALAMAGFICIVTETLPAGLLPEISQGLDISASLAGQMVTVYALGSLLAAIPLTIATQGWRRRTVLLLTVVGFLLFNTVTALSSSYWLTLVARFFAGVSAGLAWSLIAGYARRMVAPHLQGRALAVAMLGAPVALSLGVPLGTWLGGLMGWRMAFGLMSAMTLLLIVWVLVKVPDYPGQAASQRMALRQVFLTPGVRSVLAVVFTWMLAHNILYTYVAPFVANAGLANDVDLVLLAFGVAALAGIWITGQLVDRHLRKAVLASLATFAAVAVLFGLFSASALAIYVGAFIWGLTFGGAATLLQTALADSAGEGADVALSMNVVVWNSAIAAAGLLGGVLLGQWGVSSFAWVLVVLLLLSLVIAWRASVHGFAKGHRQAGQVIIAH; encoded by the coding sequence ATGGTTACCGATGAGAAACACAGCGAGAAGCTGCCGCTTGGGGCGTTATTGGCACTGGCGATGGCCGGTTTTATCTGCATCGTGACCGAGACGTTGCCTGCCGGCTTGCTGCCTGAGATCAGCCAAGGCCTGGATATCTCGGCATCGCTTGCAGGGCAGATGGTGACGGTTTATGCGCTGGGTTCATTACTGGCGGCCATTCCGCTGACCATCGCCACGCAAGGCTGGCGGCGCAGAACGGTGTTGTTGCTGACGGTGGTCGGCTTTCTGCTGTTCAACACGGTCACGGCGTTGTCGTCCAGCTACTGGCTGACCCTGGTGGCGAGGTTTTTTGCGGGAGTCTCGGCAGGTCTGGCCTGGAGCCTGATTGCCGGTTATGCACGGCGCATGGTTGCTCCACACTTGCAGGGCCGTGCGCTGGCGGTGGCGATGCTGGGCGCACCTGTCGCCTTGTCACTGGGCGTGCCGCTGGGCACCTGGCTGGGTGGGCTCATGGGCTGGCGTATGGCGTTCGGGCTGATGTCCGCAATGACCCTGCTGCTCATCGTCTGGGTGCTGGTCAAAGTACCTGACTACCCTGGCCAGGCGGCCTCGCAGCGTATGGCACTGCGTCAGGTTTTCCTCACGCCCGGTGTGCGTTCGGTGCTGGCTGTGGTGTTCACCTGGATGCTGGCACACAACATTCTTTATACCTATGTCGCGCCGTTTGTTGCCAACGCCGGGCTGGCCAATGACGTCGATCTGGTCTTGCTGGCATTTGGTGTTGCGGCGCTGGCAGGCATCTGGATCACCGGGCAGCTGGTTGACCGTCACCTGCGAAAGGCTGTGCTGGCCAGCCTGGCGACCTTCGCAGCGGTTGCGGTTCTGTTCGGCCTGTTTTCAGCGTCGGCGCTGGCGATTTACGTCGGCGCGTTCATCTGGGGCCTGACCTTTGGCGGCGCCGCCACCCTGTTGCAGACTGCGCTGGCCGACTCGGCAGGTGAGGGCGCTGATGTCGCGCTGTCCATGAACGTGGTGGTCTGGAACAGCGCGATCGCCGCTGCCGGGCTACTCGGCGGCGTGCTGCTCGGTCAATGGGGCGTCAGTTCTTTTGCGTGGGTTTTGGTGGTGTTGTTACTGCTGAGCCTGGTCATTGCATGGCGGGCGAGTGTGCATGGGTTTGCGAAGGGGCACCGGCAGGCCGGTCAGGTGATCATTGCGCATTGA
- the argC gene encoding N-acetyl-gamma-glutamyl-phosphate reductase, translating into MSTPLIFIDGDQGTTGLQIQQRLQGRTGLQLLTLPAERRKDPLLRAEALNACDIAILCLPDDAARDAVAMIENPAVRVIDASSAHRTSAGWTYGFAQMHAGQAEQIAKARRVSNPGCYPTGAIGLLRPLLDAGLLPADYPLSINAVSGYSGKGRAGIEQYEGAHAADAPAFQVYGLGLTHKHVPEIQKHSGLNQRPLFIPAYGAFRQGIVLTVPLQLRLLPSRQANQRTRAADLHACLVQHYAASDYVQVMPLQQSAALSHLDPQALNGTDALRLMVFEHDEHALLAAVFDNLGKGAAGAAVQNLDLMLSGAAAQEPPVRLNALRT; encoded by the coding sequence ATGAGCACCCCCCTGATCTTCATCGATGGCGACCAAGGCACCACCGGGCTGCAAATCCAGCAGCGTCTGCAAGGACGCACCGGCCTGCAGTTGCTGACCCTGCCAGCCGAGCGGCGCAAAGACCCGCTGCTGCGTGCCGAGGCCCTGAATGCGTGCGACATCGCCATTTTATGCCTGCCGGATGACGCCGCCCGCGACGCCGTCGCGATGATTGAAAACCCTGCGGTACGAGTGATTGATGCCAGCTCTGCGCACCGCACCAGCGCCGGCTGGACCTACGGCTTTGCCCAGATGCACGCCGGGCAGGCCGAACAGATTGCCAAGGCCCGGCGCGTTAGCAACCCTGGCTGCTACCCCACCGGGGCGATTGGCTTGTTGCGGCCGTTGCTGGATGCCGGCCTGCTGCCTGCCGATTACCCGCTCAGTATTAATGCCGTGTCGGGCTACTCCGGCAAAGGCCGCGCCGGCATCGAGCAGTACGAGGGCGCACATGCCGCCGACGCGCCGGCCTTTCAGGTTTATGGATTGGGCCTGACGCACAAGCACGTACCGGAAATCCAGAAGCACAGCGGGCTGAACCAACGGCCGCTGTTCATCCCGGCCTACGGCGCTTTCCGCCAAGGGATCGTGCTCACCGTGCCGCTGCAGCTGCGGCTGCTGCCCTCGCGGCAGGCGAACCAACGCACCCGCGCCGCCGATCTGCACGCCTGCCTGGTGCAGCATTACGCTGCCAGCGACTACGTGCAGGTGATGCCGCTGCAACAGTCTGCGGCACTGAGCCACCTCGACCCACAGGCGCTCAATGGCACCGATGCGCTGCGCCTGATGGTTTTCGAACATGACGAGCACGCCTTGCTGGCAGCAGTGTTCGACAACCTCGGCAAAGGCGCAGCGGGTGCCGCGGTACAGAATCTGGATCTGATGCTCAGCGGCGCAGCGGCTCAGGAGCCTCCCGTGCGATTAAACGCCCTACGCACGTGA
- a CDS encoding TonB-dependent receptor plug domain-containing protein codes for MRSFKRHLLATAIVSANLLGVSTFAGAEEAAQESSTLSTVIVTGTRAQERTASASLSPIDVISGDALRSTGSAELGAVLAKLIPSINFPRPSLVDGAELTRPAQLRGLSPDQVLVLVNGKRRHTSAFINLGGAVGRGSAPADLNAIPLSAIERIEVLRDGASARYGSDAIAGVINVILKSADNGGTVSTRFGQYKKGDGIQRQVAGNTGFALGENGFINLSAEGANNDYTDRAGDDFRAASIGSTTYGQHVFRQGEPASEEGKIQFNSEYSFNDAAEFYSFGGYSKRRGETAAFYRASNASNNNPAIFPNGYLPLIRGTLEDTTLVAGLRGELAYDWHYDLSANYGKNSYEIRTKTINTSLGLATPRSFYNGTLTNDQKQLSLDLSREFSASWLPNPVSVAFGTEYLRQGYQIAAGQAESYFQSGSSGLAGFRASDAGSTSRHNFAQYLDLETNFTDKLSASAAVRHEDYSDFGSNVSGAISARYDFTPQVALRGSVSTGFRAPSLAQQNFAFTSSQLIGNSIQEAGTFPASSRVAQLLGAEDLEAEKSRNYSLGLVLEPLDNLTVTADVYRIDIKDRISLSSNLVLNNAAANYLRANGVGDINYTSVRYFTNATDTSTDGVDLVANYRYRFDNGVRWNSTLGYNYSHTKVTDVKANPGVLSQLGVDLVRVDRRERIGLLGDTTPKHKLSFGNDFTFGNWALHSNLVRYGEFTSYQADPVNDQTFSAAWLLDLSVDYNWNNWTFTVGGDNVTDQYPEKLNSFANSGGNLAYSTYSPYGYSGAFYYAQVAYSW; via the coding sequence ATGAGGAGTTTCAAGCGTCATTTGTTGGCCACGGCAATCGTTTCGGCCAATCTGTTGGGCGTCAGCACCTTTGCGGGGGCAGAGGAAGCGGCGCAGGAGTCTTCGACCCTGAGCACGGTGATCGTCACCGGTACCCGCGCTCAGGAGCGCACCGCCAGCGCGTCGCTGTCACCGATTGATGTGATCAGCGGCGATGCCCTGCGCAGCACCGGCTCCGCCGAATTGGGCGCGGTGTTGGCCAAGCTGATTCCATCGATCAACTTTCCACGCCCCAGCCTGGTGGACGGCGCCGAGCTGACCCGCCCGGCGCAGTTGCGCGGGCTGTCGCCGGACCAGGTGTTGGTGCTGGTCAACGGCAAGCGCCGCCACACGTCGGCGTTCATTAACCTGGGCGGCGCGGTGGGGCGCGGTTCGGCACCGGCGGATCTGAACGCCATCCCGCTGTCGGCCATCGAGCGTATCGAAGTGCTGCGTGACGGGGCTTCGGCGCGTTATGGCTCCGATGCGATTGCCGGGGTGATCAACGTCATTCTGAAAAGCGCGGACAACGGCGGTACGGTTTCGACCCGCTTCGGCCAGTACAAAAAAGGCGATGGCATCCAGCGCCAGGTGGCCGGCAATACCGGTTTTGCGCTGGGTGAAAATGGCTTTATCAACCTGTCCGCCGAAGGCGCCAACAACGACTACACCGACCGCGCCGGTGATGATTTCCGCGCCGCGAGCATCGGCTCGACCACCTACGGCCAGCATGTATTCCGTCAGGGTGAGCCGGCCAGTGAAGAGGGCAAGATCCAGTTCAACAGCGAGTACAGCTTCAACGATGCGGCCGAGTTCTACAGCTTCGGCGGTTACAGCAAGCGTCGTGGCGAAACTGCTGCCTTCTACCGGGCCAGCAACGCGTCGAACAACAACCCGGCAATTTTCCCCAACGGCTACCTGCCTCTGATTCGCGGCACCCTGGAAGACACCACCCTGGTGGCCGGTCTGCGTGGCGAACTGGCTTACGACTGGCACTACGACCTGTCGGCCAACTACGGCAAAAACAGCTACGAAATCCGCACCAAGACCATCAACACCTCGCTCGGCCTGGCCACGCCGCGTTCGTTCTATAACGGCACCCTGACCAACGACCAGAAGCAGCTCAGCCTCGATCTGTCTCGCGAGTTCAGCGCGTCCTGGCTGCCCAACCCGGTGTCGGTGGCGTTCGGTACTGAATACCTGCGCCAGGGTTATCAGATTGCTGCCGGCCAGGCTGAATCGTACTTCCAGAGCGGCAGCTCGGGGCTGGCAGGCTTCCGCGCTTCGGACGCCGGTAGCACCTCTCGGCATAACTTCGCCCAGTACCTGGACCTGGAAACCAACTTCACCGACAAACTCAGCGCTTCGGCGGCGGTGCGCCATGAGGACTACAGTGACTTCGGCTCCAACGTCAGCGGGGCGATATCGGCCCGTTACGACTTCACCCCGCAGGTCGCGTTGCGCGGCAGCGTCTCCACCGGCTTCCGTGCACCGTCGCTGGCCCAGCAGAACTTTGCCTTCACCTCGTCGCAACTGATCGGCAACAGCATCCAGGAAGCCGGCACCTTCCCGGCCAGCAGCCGCGTGGCGCAACTGCTGGGTGCTGAAGACCTTGAAGCGGAAAAGTCGCGTAACTACAGCCTGGGTCTGGTGCTCGAACCGCTGGACAACCTGACCGTGACCGCCGATGTGTACCGCATCGACATCAAGGACCGGATCTCGCTGTCGTCCAACCTGGTGCTCAACAACGCTGCGGCCAACTACCTGCGGGCCAACGGGGTAGGGGACATCAACTACACCTCGGTGCGCTACTTCACCAACGCCACCGACACCAGCACCGACGGCGTCGATCTGGTCGCCAACTATCGCTACCGCTTCGACAACGGCGTGCGCTGGAACAGCACCCTGGGCTACAACTACAGCCACACCAAAGTCACCGACGTCAAAGCCAACCCTGGCGTGCTCAGCCAGTTGGGCGTCGATCTGGTGCGCGTCGACCGCCGCGAGCGCATCGGCCTGCTGGGTGACACCACGCCCAAGCACAAGCTGAGCTTCGGCAACGACTTCACCTTCGGCAACTGGGCGCTGCATTCCAACCTGGTGCGCTACGGTGAGTTCACCAGCTACCAGGCCGACCCGGTCAACGACCAGACCTTCAGCGCCGCCTGGCTGCTGGACCTGTCGGTGGACTACAACTGGAACAACTGGACCTTCACCGTGGGCGGCGACAACGTCACCGACCAATACCCGGAGAAGCTCAACAGCTTCGCCAACAGCGGCGGCAACCTGGCGTACAGCACCTACTCGCCTTATGGCTACAGCGGTGCGTTCTACTATGCGCAGGTGGCGTATAGCTGGTAA
- a CDS encoding mandelate racemase/muconate lactonizing enzyme family protein: MRIVDIREKTVSIASPIANAYIDFSKMTCSVVAVVTDVIRDGKPVIGYGFNSNGRYGQGALMRDRFLARISEASPESLIDEANDNLDPFAIWKTLMTNEKPGGHGERSVAVGTIDMAVWDAVAKIEGKPLYRLLADRYRNGVADDKVWVYAAGGYYYPGKDHTQLKAEMQSYLDRGYDVVKMKIGAVPLAEDLSRIEAVLDVVGSGKRLAVDANGRFDLKTAIAYAEALKPYDLFWYEEAGDPLDYALQAELANHYDLPMATGENLFSHQDARNLLRHGGMRPDRDFVQFDCALSYGLVEYLRTLDVMQELGWSSRRVVPHGGHQMSLNIAAGLHLGGNESYPDVFQPFGGFADGIRVENGYVGLPDIPGVGFEAKAALYEVMRELGER, encoded by the coding sequence ATGCGCATCGTTGATATCCGCGAAAAAACCGTTTCCATTGCCTCGCCCATTGCCAACGCTTACATCGACTTTTCGAAGATGACCTGCTCGGTGGTCGCAGTGGTCACCGATGTGATCCGCGACGGCAAGCCGGTGATCGGTTACGGCTTCAACTCCAATGGCCGTTATGGTCAGGGCGCGCTGATGCGCGACCGCTTCCTGGCGCGGATCAGCGAAGCCAGCCCCGAATCGCTGATTGATGAGGCCAACGACAACCTCGACCCGTTCGCCATCTGGAAAACCCTGATGACCAACGAGAAGCCCGGCGGTCATGGTGAGCGCTCGGTGGCGGTGGGCACCATCGACATGGCGGTCTGGGACGCGGTAGCCAAGATCGAAGGCAAGCCGCTGTACCGGCTGCTGGCCGACCGTTACCGCAATGGCGTAGCCGACGACAAGGTCTGGGTCTACGCCGCCGGCGGTTACTACTACCCCGGTAAGGACCACACCCAGCTCAAGGCCGAAATGCAGAGCTATCTGGACCGTGGCTACGACGTGGTGAAGATGAAAATCGGCGCCGTGCCGCTGGCCGAAGATTTGTCGCGCATCGAAGCGGTGCTGGATGTGGTCGGCAGCGGCAAGCGCCTGGCGGTAGACGCCAACGGCCGCTTCGATCTGAAAACCGCGATTGCCTACGCCGAAGCGCTCAAGCCATACGACCTGTTCTGGTATGAGGAAGCCGGTGACCCGCTGGACTACGCCCTGCAAGCCGAACTGGCCAACCACTATGACCTGCCGATGGCCACCGGCGAGAACCTGTTCTCCCACCAGGATGCGCGCAACCTGCTGCGCCACGGCGGCATGCGCCCGGACCGCGACTTCGTGCAGTTCGACTGCGCACTGTCTTACGGCTTGGTGGAGTACCTGCGCACCCTCGACGTGATGCAGGAGCTGGGCTGGTCGTCGCGGCGCGTGGTGCCGCACGGCGGGCATCAGATGTCGCTGAACATTGCTGCCGGTCTGCACCTGGGCGGTAACGAGTCCTACCCGGACGTGTTCCAGCCGTTTGGCGGCTTTGCCGACGGCATCCGCGTCGAAAACGGCTACGTCGGCCTGCCGGACATTCCGGGGGTGGGTTTCGAAGCCAAGGCCGCGCTCTATGAGGTGATGCGCGAGCTGGGCGAACGTTGA
- a CDS encoding TetR/AcrR family transcriptional regulator, producing the protein MAQMGRPRTFDRDLAITQALHLFWEHGYEATSLSQLKAGMGGGISAPSFYAAFGSKQALFNEVVERYLDTHGRVTDSLFDTTLPPREAIETALRRSAKMQCEPDHPKGCLVSLGLMSACSEESKAIAEPLMRTRILNRTAMAACVERAVAAGELPATVIPETLAAAFDSFLLGLSTLARDGVAHETLDAAVTQMMGMWDGLRAAAH; encoded by the coding sequence ATGGCACAGATGGGTCGGCCACGCACGTTTGATCGTGACCTGGCAATCACTCAGGCGCTGCACCTGTTTTGGGAGCATGGCTATGAAGCGACCTCGCTCAGCCAACTCAAGGCCGGGATGGGCGGCGGTATCAGCGCGCCGAGTTTTTACGCCGCGTTTGGCTCGAAACAGGCGCTGTTCAATGAAGTGGTCGAGCGCTATCTCGACACCCACGGCCGGGTCACCGACAGCCTGTTCGATACAACCCTGCCGCCCCGAGAAGCCATTGAAACCGCCCTGCGCCGTTCAGCGAAAATGCAATGCGAGCCCGACCACCCCAAGGGGTGCCTGGTGTCGTTAGGGCTGATGAGTGCGTGTTCAGAAGAGAGCAAGGCCATCGCCGAACCGCTGATGCGCACCCGAATCCTCAACCGTACCGCCATGGCTGCATGCGTCGAACGCGCTGTCGCGGCAGGTGAATTGCCCGCAACGGTGATCCCCGAAACGCTTGCTGCTGCCTTTGACAGCTTTCTGCTTGGCTTGTCGACCCTGGCACGCGATGGCGTGGCGCATGAAACGCTGGATGCTGCGGTGACGCAGATGATGGGAATGTGGGACGGTTTGCGCGCTGCCGCGCATTGA
- a CDS encoding LysR family transcriptional regulator has translation MELVWLEDFIALAEHGGFIRAAQTRHVTQPAFSRRIRALEQWMGVELFQRSAQGATLTPAGEHVLASVQDAAARLYRIREEAREVAGTAAKSLRFSATHSLSFTFFPKWIRQLGRGAPIEAVRLQSDSMAECERLLMHGQVQFLISHRHPQVPPKLPPGQYLSKAIGEDSLIPLMGADAGFSADLQTLPYLAYSKESGLGRIIDHHLQDKAGYLHLQPSFSSHLAAVLTSMALENKGVAWLPNSLTEQERADGKLVRALDDSWDIPLQIHLTRPLAPLPPFAEAFWAGLD, from the coding sequence ATGGAACTGGTCTGGCTCGAAGACTTCATTGCCCTGGCCGAACACGGCGGCTTTATTCGCGCAGCGCAAACCCGGCATGTGACCCAACCGGCATTCAGCCGACGCATTCGTGCGCTGGAGCAATGGATGGGGGTCGAGCTGTTCCAGCGTTCGGCCCAGGGCGCAACCCTGACCCCGGCCGGCGAGCATGTGCTGGCCAGTGTTCAGGATGCCGCAGCACGCCTGTACCGCATCCGCGAAGAAGCCCGAGAGGTGGCCGGCACGGCGGCCAAGAGTCTCAGGTTTTCGGCGACCCATTCGTTGTCGTTCACGTTTTTTCCGAAATGGATCCGCCAGCTCGGGCGTGGCGCCCCGATTGAGGCGGTGCGCCTGCAGTCCGACAGCATGGCCGAGTGTGAGCGGCTGCTGATGCACGGTCAGGTGCAGTTTCTGATCAGCCATCGGCACCCGCAGGTGCCACCGAAGCTGCCGCCGGGCCAGTACCTGAGCAAGGCCATCGGTGAGGACAGCCTGATTCCGCTGATGGGCGCCGACGCCGGGTTCAGCGCCGACCTGCAAACTCTGCCCTACCTGGCTTACAGCAAAGAGTCGGGGCTGGGGCGGATCATCGACCATCACCTGCAAGACAAGGCCGGTTACCTGCACCTGCAACCCTCGTTCAGCAGTCATCTGGCCGCGGTGCTCACCTCCATGGCGCTTGAAAACAAAGGCGTGGCCTGGCTGCCCAACAGCCTCACCGAGCAGGAGCGCGCCGACGGCAAGCTGGTGCGGGCGCTGGATGACAGCTGGGACATTCCGCTGCAAATCCACCTGACCCGCCCGCTGGCACCCTTGCCGCCGTTTGCCGAAGCGTTCTGGGCCGGGCTGGACTGA
- a CDS encoding helix-turn-helix domain-containing protein, which produces MLPSPTSPDFPAALKARRELLGLSRAELARKANIHGVMPRRYEEFDCGEFATPRADTWKKLNEILYPELTLSAGVQQEPSESTTNSKTSSAPSGVSGLSIAEAKAGLAITFGVDIERIEIIIRG; this is translated from the coding sequence ATGCTTCCTTCGCCCACTTCTCCCGACTTTCCTGCTGCCCTGAAAGCTCGGCGCGAACTTCTTGGATTGAGCCGCGCCGAGCTGGCCCGAAAAGCCAATATTCATGGCGTGATGCCCCGTCGCTATGAAGAATTTGACTGCGGGGAATTTGCGACCCCCCGTGCCGACACATGGAAAAAGCTGAACGAGATTCTTTATCCCGAACTCACCTTGAGTGCCGGGGTACAGCAGGAGCCGTCCGAGTCAACGACCAACTCCAAAACGTCAAGTGCCCCCTCTGGTGTCAGCGGTTTGAGCATCGCAGAGGCCAAAGCTGGCTTGGCAATCACCTTTGGGGTGGACATCGAACGTATCGAGATCATCATTCGCGGCTAA
- a CDS encoding outer membrane protein OmpK — protein MNKTLASSLFTLGLLASPSAWADGPLLWHDESITYLYGKNFKIDPAIQQTITLEHASAWTWGDLFVFVDNIWFNGAKSGNGNHTMYGEISPRLSAGKLFDTDLSFGPIKDVLLASTWEFGDDDVDAYLLGPGFDLAVPGFDYFQLNFYYRQPDGDRVRAGAWQITPAWSYTLPLGNSNLVIDGFIDWVVNNKSSSGGKQSDYHANLHFNPQIKYDLGKSLGYEAKHLYVGVEYDYWSDKYGIKDSQVFATDQNTTSLLVKYHF, from the coding sequence ATGAACAAGACTCTGGCTTCGTCACTTTTCACCTTGGGCCTGCTGGCCAGTCCAAGTGCCTGGGCAGACGGCCCGCTGCTGTGGCATGACGAAAGCATCACTTACCTGTACGGCAAGAACTTCAAGATCGACCCGGCGATCCAGCAGACCATCACCCTGGAACATGCCAGCGCCTGGACCTGGGGCGATCTGTTTGTGTTTGTCGATAACATCTGGTTCAACGGTGCGAAGTCGGGCAACGGCAACCACACAATGTACGGCGAGATCAGCCCGCGCCTGAGCGCCGGCAAGCTGTTCGACACCGACCTGTCATTCGGCCCGATCAAGGACGTGCTGCTGGCCAGCACCTGGGAGTTCGGCGATGACGATGTGGATGCTTACCTGCTGGGTCCGGGTTTCGACCTGGCGGTTCCCGGCTTTGACTATTTCCAGCTGAACTTCTACTACCGCCAGCCTGACGGTGACCGGGTGCGTGCCGGCGCCTGGCAGATCACACCGGCGTGGTCGTACACCCTGCCGCTGGGCAACTCCAACCTGGTGATCGACGGCTTCATCGACTGGGTGGTCAATAACAAGTCCAGCAGCGGCGGCAAGCAGAGCGACTACCACGCCAACCTGCACTTCAACCCGCAGATCAAGTACGACCTGGGCAAGAGCCTGGGTTACGAGGCCAAGCATCTGTATGTCGGCGTGGAGTATGACTACTGGTCCGACAAATACGGGATCAAGGACAGCCAGGTATTTGCGACCGACCAGAACACCACCAGCCTGCTGGTCAAGTACCACTTCTGA
- a CDS encoding LysR family transcriptional regulator: MREVSLDRLRTLVTIADLGSFAQAARALNLAAPTVSLHIADLEARVGAALLSRTRGQVQPTAIGETLIVRARNLLAEADQALEEVQRQVQGLAGRVRLGASTGAIAQLMPQALEILGERHPAIDVQVAVLTSQETLHRLVCGALDIGLVALPQAPAKGLCIEPWRRDPVMAFLPARWQCPEIITPAWLARQPLILNDSSTRLARLTSEWFAADECHPVARIELNYNDAIKSLVAAGYGATLLPHEAATPAPDPRIVMRPLQPPLWRQLGIAHRAARCERATTHVLEVLRELRV; this comes from the coding sequence ATGCGTGAAGTCAGCCTCGACCGTCTGCGTACCCTGGTGACGATTGCCGACCTGGGGTCGTTCGCTCAAGCGGCGCGGGCGCTCAACCTCGCCGCGCCGACGGTCAGCCTGCACATTGCCGACCTTGAGGCGCGGGTGGGCGCTGCACTGCTGTCGCGTACCCGCGGGCAGGTGCAGCCTACCGCCATCGGTGAAACGCTGATCGTGCGGGCCCGCAACCTGCTGGCCGAAGCCGACCAGGCGCTGGAGGAAGTGCAACGTCAGGTCCAGGGGCTGGCCGGGCGGGTACGGCTGGGCGCATCCACCGGTGCGATTGCGCAGTTGATGCCTCAGGCCCTGGAGATTCTCGGCGAACGGCATCCGGCTATCGACGTCCAGGTTGCGGTGCTGACCTCTCAGGAAACCTTGCATCGGTTGGTCTGCGGAGCGCTGGACATTGGTTTGGTCGCCTTGCCGCAGGCGCCAGCCAAGGGGTTGTGCATCGAGCCGTGGCGGCGTGATCCGGTCATGGCTTTTCTGCCGGCCCGCTGGCAATGCCCCGAGATCATCACACCAGCCTGGCTGGCCCGTCAGCCGCTGATTCTCAATGACAGCAGCACCCGACTGGCGCGCCTGACCAGCGAGTGGTTTGCCGCTGATGAGTGCCATCCCGTGGCGCGTATCGAGCTTAACTACAACGATGCGATAAAGAGCCTGGTGGCGGCAGGCTACGGTGCCACGCTGCTGCCCCATGAGGCTGCCACCCCGGCGCCTGACCCGCGCATCGTGATGCGGCCCTTGCAGCCGCCGTTATGGCGCCAGTTGGGGATTGCCCATCGCGCCGCCCGCTGTGAACGCGCCACAACCCATGTGCTGGAGGTGTTGCGGGAGTTGCGCGTCTGA